Proteins encoded in a region of the Elaeis guineensis isolate ETL-2024a chromosome 7, EG11, whole genome shotgun sequence genome:
- the LOC105047969 gene encoding uncharacterized protein isoform X2 codes for MPSGLLQLPDIHKKALFGFRLRYCYRPPAAAPVPSQGACCWCGQMMAQSGGGEKKCRTEYDCINSKQEFLDALSLAGDRLVIVAFYGTWCGSSLALYPKFYRGAEGQLESFSCSLAKGLLSSFAADRNHDRLKSSCSTGEVSLVTLRPYFEASTSSIKSKYFLWLAWRKRLNTSNVLGRKLGKNLGPSTICNQVPKAIPPFLKLPHFQLNLDGYLLNT; via the exons ATGCCCTCTGGGCTGCTCCAACTTCCCGACATCCACAAGAAAGCCTTGTTTGGATTCCGCCTTCGCTACTGCTATCGCCCGCCAGCCGCAGCGCCTGTCCCATCTCAAG GTGCATGCTGTTGGTGTGGCCAAATGATGGCACAAAGTGGTGGGGGGGAAAAAAAATGCAGGACTGAATATGATTGTATTAATTCAAAACAAGAGTTTCTGGATGCGTTAAGCCTGGCTGGTGATAGGCTTGTCATTGTTGCATTTTATGGCACTTGGTGTGGTTCTTCCCTAGCCCTATACCCAAAG TTCTATCGTGGTGCTGAGGGACAATTGGAGTCTTTTTCCTGTTCCCTAGCTAAG GGCCTACTCTCAAGTTTTGCAGCTGACCGAAATCATGATCGCCTAAAAAGTTCTTGCAGTACAG GAGAGGTGTCTCTTGTAACTTTGCGCCCATACTTTGAAGCCTCAACATCCAGCATAAAATCAAAATACTTTCTGTGGCTAGCTTGGAGGAAAAGGTTGAACACCAGCAATGTTCTAGGGAGAAAACTAGGCAAAAATTTGGGACCCTCTACCATTTGCAATCAAGTGCCTAAAGCCATTCCACCTTTTCTAAAATTGCCCCATTTTCAACTCAATTTGGATGGTTATTTGCTCAACACTTAA
- the LOC105047969 gene encoding uncharacterized protein isoform X1 produces MPSGLLQLPDIHKKALFGFRLRYCYRPPAAAPVPSQGACCWCGQMMAQSGGGEKKCRTEYDCINSKQEFLDALSLAGDRLVIVAFYGTWCGSSLALYPKGNDFVVNIEETCVSIVWFKWFYRGAEGQLESFSCSLAKGLLSSFAADRNHDRLKSSCSTGEVSLVTLRPYFEASTSSIKSKYFLWLAWRKRLNTSNVLGRKLGKNLGPSTICNQVPKAIPPFLKLPHFQLNLDGYLLNT; encoded by the exons ATGCCCTCTGGGCTGCTCCAACTTCCCGACATCCACAAGAAAGCCTTGTTTGGATTCCGCCTTCGCTACTGCTATCGCCCGCCAGCCGCAGCGCCTGTCCCATCTCAAG GTGCATGCTGTTGGTGTGGCCAAATGATGGCACAAAGTGGTGGGGGGGAAAAAAAATGCAGGACTGAATATGATTGTATTAATTCAAAACAAGAGTTTCTGGATGCGTTAAGCCTGGCTGGTGATAGGCTTGTCATTGTTGCATTTTATGGCACTTGGTGTGGTTCTTCCCTAGCCCTATACCCAAAG GGGAATGATTTTGTTGTCAATATTGAAGAAACATGTGTATCTATTGTTTGGTTCAAATGG TTCTATCGTGGTGCTGAGGGACAATTGGAGTCTTTTTCCTGTTCCCTAGCTAAG GGCCTACTCTCAAGTTTTGCAGCTGACCGAAATCATGATCGCCTAAAAAGTTCTTGCAGTACAG GAGAGGTGTCTCTTGTAACTTTGCGCCCATACTTTGAAGCCTCAACATCCAGCATAAAATCAAAATACTTTCTGTGGCTAGCTTGGAGGAAAAGGTTGAACACCAGCAATGTTCTAGGGAGAAAACTAGGCAAAAATTTGGGACCCTCTACCATTTGCAATCAAGTGCCTAAAGCCATTCCACCTTTTCTAAAATTGCCCCATTTTCAACTCAATTTGGATGGTTATTTGCTCAACACTTAA
- the LOC105047969 gene encoding thioredoxin-like 2, chloroplastic isoform X6, with the protein MPSGLLQLPDIHKKALFGFRLRYCYRPPAAAPVPSQGACCWCGQMMAQSGGGEKKCRTEYDCINSKQEFLDALSLAGDRLVIVAFYGTWCGSSLALYPKGNDFVVNIEETCVSIVWFKWFYRGAEGQLESFSCSLAKITLQEKNTLLCSAVSPSIFSNSTQIRIL; encoded by the exons ATGCCCTCTGGGCTGCTCCAACTTCCCGACATCCACAAGAAAGCCTTGTTTGGATTCCGCCTTCGCTACTGCTATCGCCCGCCAGCCGCAGCGCCTGTCCCATCTCAAG GTGCATGCTGTTGGTGTGGCCAAATGATGGCACAAAGTGGTGGGGGGGAAAAAAAATGCAGGACTGAATATGATTGTATTAATTCAAAACAAGAGTTTCTGGATGCGTTAAGCCTGGCTGGTGATAGGCTTGTCATTGTTGCATTTTATGGCACTTGGTGTGGTTCTTCCCTAGCCCTATACCCAAAG GGGAATGATTTTGTTGTCAATATTGAAGAAACATGTGTATCTATTGTTTGGTTCAAATGG TTCTATCGTGGTGCTGAGGGACAATTGGAGTCTTTTTCCTGTTCCCTAGCTAAG ATCACCCTTCAAGAAAAGAACACTCTTCTCTGTTCTGCAGTCAGTCCTTCAATCTTTTCAAACTCAACGCAAATAAGAATTTTGTGA
- the LOC105047969 gene encoding thioredoxin-like 2-1, chloroplastic isoform X4 — protein sequence MPSGLLQLPDIHKKALFGFRLRYCYRPPAAAPVPSQGACCWCGQMMAQSGGGEKKCRTEYDCINSKQEFLDALSLAGDRLVIVAFYGTWCGSSLALYPKGNDFVVNIEETCVSIVWFKWFYRGAEGQLESFSCSLAKFALEESWSIFCCQLSERLLQEDCYGYHDSC from the exons ATGCCCTCTGGGCTGCTCCAACTTCCCGACATCCACAAGAAAGCCTTGTTTGGATTCCGCCTTCGCTACTGCTATCGCCCGCCAGCCGCAGCGCCTGTCCCATCTCAAG GTGCATGCTGTTGGTGTGGCCAAATGATGGCACAAAGTGGTGGGGGGGAAAAAAAATGCAGGACTGAATATGATTGTATTAATTCAAAACAAGAGTTTCTGGATGCGTTAAGCCTGGCTGGTGATAGGCTTGTCATTGTTGCATTTTATGGCACTTGGTGTGGTTCTTCCCTAGCCCTATACCCAAAG GGGAATGATTTTGTTGTCAATATTGAAGAAACATGTGTATCTATTGTTTGGTTCAAATGG TTCTATCGTGGTGCTGAGGGACAATTGGAGTCTTTTTCCTGTTCCCTAGCTAAG TTTGCATTAGAGGAGAGTTGGTCTATCTTCTGCTGCCAATTGTCTGAACGATTGCTCCAAGAAGATTGTTATGGTTACCATGATTCGTGTTAA
- the LOC105047969 gene encoding thioredoxin-like 2, chloroplastic isoform X7: protein MPSGLLQLPDIHKKALFGFRLRYCYRPPAAAPVPSQGACCWCGQMMAQSGGGEKKCRTEYDCINSKQEFLDALSLAGDRLVIVAFYGTWCGSSLALYPKGNDFVVNIEETCVSIVWFKWFYRGAEGQLESFSCSLAKLNYCKDMLLEKVKLLEHPHISSAFN, encoded by the exons ATGCCCTCTGGGCTGCTCCAACTTCCCGACATCCACAAGAAAGCCTTGTTTGGATTCCGCCTTCGCTACTGCTATCGCCCGCCAGCCGCAGCGCCTGTCCCATCTCAAG GTGCATGCTGTTGGTGTGGCCAAATGATGGCACAAAGTGGTGGGGGGGAAAAAAAATGCAGGACTGAATATGATTGTATTAATTCAAAACAAGAGTTTCTGGATGCGTTAAGCCTGGCTGGTGATAGGCTTGTCATTGTTGCATTTTATGGCACTTGGTGTGGTTCTTCCCTAGCCCTATACCCAAAG GGGAATGATTTTGTTGTCAATATTGAAGAAACATGTGTATCTATTGTTTGGTTCAAATGG TTCTATCGTGGTGCTGAGGGACAATTGGAGTCTTTTTCCTGTTCCCTAGCTAAG CTTAATTACTGCAAGGACATGTTACTGGAAAAGGTCAAGCTCTTGGAGCATCCCCATATATCATCGGCATTTAACTGA
- the LOC105047969 gene encoding thioredoxin-like 2-1, chloroplastic isoform X10, protein MPSGLLQLPDIHKKALFGFRLRYCYRPPAAAPVPSQGACCWCGQMMAQSGGGEKKCRTEYDCINSKQEFLDALSLAGDRLVIVAFYGTWCGSSLALYPKFYRGAEGQLESFSCSLAKLNYCKDMLLEKVKLLEHPHISSAFN, encoded by the exons ATGCCCTCTGGGCTGCTCCAACTTCCCGACATCCACAAGAAAGCCTTGTTTGGATTCCGCCTTCGCTACTGCTATCGCCCGCCAGCCGCAGCGCCTGTCCCATCTCAAG GTGCATGCTGTTGGTGTGGCCAAATGATGGCACAAAGTGGTGGGGGGGAAAAAAAATGCAGGACTGAATATGATTGTATTAATTCAAAACAAGAGTTTCTGGATGCGTTAAGCCTGGCTGGTGATAGGCTTGTCATTGTTGCATTTTATGGCACTTGGTGTGGTTCTTCCCTAGCCCTATACCCAAAG TTCTATCGTGGTGCTGAGGGACAATTGGAGTCTTTTTCCTGTTCCCTAGCTAAG CTTAATTACTGCAAGGACATGTTACTGGAAAAGGTCAAGCTCTTGGAGCATCCCCATATATCATCGGCATTTAACTGA
- the LOC105047969 gene encoding thioredoxin-like 2, chloroplastic isoform X9 produces MPSGLLQLPDIHKKALFGFRLRYCYRPPAAAPVPSQGACCWCGQMMAQSGGGEKKCRTEYDCINSKQEFLDALSLAGDRLVIVAFYGTWCGSSLALYPKGNDFVVNIEETCVSIVWFKWFYRGAEGQLESFSCSLAKPSAGMMD; encoded by the exons ATGCCCTCTGGGCTGCTCCAACTTCCCGACATCCACAAGAAAGCCTTGTTTGGATTCCGCCTTCGCTACTGCTATCGCCCGCCAGCCGCAGCGCCTGTCCCATCTCAAG GTGCATGCTGTTGGTGTGGCCAAATGATGGCACAAAGTGGTGGGGGGGAAAAAAAATGCAGGACTGAATATGATTGTATTAATTCAAAACAAGAGTTTCTGGATGCGTTAAGCCTGGCTGGTGATAGGCTTGTCATTGTTGCATTTTATGGCACTTGGTGTGGTTCTTCCCTAGCCCTATACCCAAAG GGGAATGATTTTGTTGTCAATATTGAAGAAACATGTGTATCTATTGTTTGGTTCAAATGG TTCTATCGTGGTGCTGAGGGACAATTGGAGTCTTTTTCCTGTTCCCTAGCTAAG CCTTCTGCAGGTATGATGGACTAA
- the LOC105047969 gene encoding thioredoxin-like 2, chloroplastic isoform X11, translated as MPSGLLQLPDIHKKALFGFRLRYCYRPPAAAPVPSQGACCWCGQMMAQSGGGEKKCRTEYDCINSKQEFLDALSLAGDRLVIVAFYGTWCGSSLALYPKGNDFVVNIEETCVSIVWFKWFYRGAEGQLESFSCSLAKV; from the exons ATGCCCTCTGGGCTGCTCCAACTTCCCGACATCCACAAGAAAGCCTTGTTTGGATTCCGCCTTCGCTACTGCTATCGCCCGCCAGCCGCAGCGCCTGTCCCATCTCAAG GTGCATGCTGTTGGTGTGGCCAAATGATGGCACAAAGTGGTGGGGGGGAAAAAAAATGCAGGACTGAATATGATTGTATTAATTCAAAACAAGAGTTTCTGGATGCGTTAAGCCTGGCTGGTGATAGGCTTGTCATTGTTGCATTTTATGGCACTTGGTGTGGTTCTTCCCTAGCCCTATACCCAAAG GGGAATGATTTTGTTGTCAATATTGAAGAAACATGTGTATCTATTGTTTGGTTCAAATGG TTCTATCGTGGTGCTGAGGGACAATTGGAGTCTTTTTCCTGTTCCCTAGCTAAG GTATGA
- the LOC105047969 gene encoding thioredoxin-like 2-1, chloroplastic isoform X3 — translation MPSGLLQLPDIHKKALFGFRLRYCYRPPAAAPVPSQGACCWCGQMMAQSGGGEKKCRTEYDCINSKQEFLDALSLAGDRLVIVAFYGTWCGSSLALYPKGNDFVVNIEETCVSIVWFKWFYRGAEGQLESFSCSLAKTRIKHYVPLGFRSWRRNSWDLEVSKSFLLQIVY, via the exons ATGCCCTCTGGGCTGCTCCAACTTCCCGACATCCACAAGAAAGCCTTGTTTGGATTCCGCCTTCGCTACTGCTATCGCCCGCCAGCCGCAGCGCCTGTCCCATCTCAAG GTGCATGCTGTTGGTGTGGCCAAATGATGGCACAAAGTGGTGGGGGGGAAAAAAAATGCAGGACTGAATATGATTGTATTAATTCAAAACAAGAGTTTCTGGATGCGTTAAGCCTGGCTGGTGATAGGCTTGTCATTGTTGCATTTTATGGCACTTGGTGTGGTTCTTCCCTAGCCCTATACCCAAAG GGGAATGATTTTGTTGTCAATATTGAAGAAACATGTGTATCTATTGTTTGGTTCAAATGG TTCTATCGTGGTGCTGAGGGACAATTGGAGTCTTTTTCCTGTTCCCTAGCTAAG ACCAGAATAAAACACTATGTACCATTAGGATTTAGGAGCTGGAGGAGGAACAGCTGGGACCTGGAGGTGTCAAAAAGCTTTTTGTTACAGATTGTTTATTGA